A genomic segment from Odontesthes bonariensis isolate fOdoBon6 chromosome 8, fOdoBon6.hap1, whole genome shotgun sequence encodes:
- the depdc4 gene encoding DEP domain-containing protein 4, producing MMAVDLTPRFRRLNSQTRSFRNNIQHGFSGPFGATQLWHNIILALQTQVEVRRCRRHLRVHAECFTGSDAVDAVLSYLMQNVVFCTSEVSRLKAARLCQALMEAKVFEPVGTKLFRRDKEVTFEDSSCSLYRFLEYKVMYSSAAKVGSGDTEHIPQEELETKRKKSSRLSELRTISNPLAVGPSDRRVERLLKTINLQPSFSAALNTSTTTPGFLAKAVVDEVWERETLLQLLQIIELPMLDSILTSPQRTRPQTCRLLPANQDLVISNMCLERELPDTLNLPQLDAWLSAAADLLELFPDQLIVVAGEQLSQQDCDASLDDCNAEQITSQRRLLFDTIAKYYSGSEKAPLLSGRYLDIHAAILHLLDDRKTQEAIKASQLCLRLLETSTRDELRRLLTFMATAAQSDACRLQKQTDNRSLVCRTFQRALVQNHELTRPQTETLVLFLVDNHTELFKTPTSLIEAVRRTLRTLQQGKDPDSIATFTFCQQVTPQQYEDQREATTLESLKQLLCDISSSKSMPVKEKRKLLKEFEKHHPVVFLQHFSSIF from the exons ATGATGGCGGTTGATTTGACTCCACGGTTTCGAAGGTTGAACAGCCAAACTAGAAGCTTTCGTAACAATATACAGCATG GTTTCTCAGGGCCCTTTGGAGCCACCCAGCTTTGGCACAACATCATTCTTGCCCtgcagactcaggtggaggtgcgtcgctgcAGGAGACACCTCCGTGTTCACGCAGAATGCTTCACAGGTTCAGACGCTGTGGATGCCGTTCTCAGTTACCTGATGCAGAACGTGGTGTTTTGCACGAGTGAGGTGTCTCGCCTCAAAGCTGCTCGACTCTGCCAGGCTCTGATGGAGGCCAAGGTGTTTGAGCCAGTGGGCACAAAACTGTTTCGCAGAGACAAGGAGGTGACCTTTGAGGACAGCAGCTGCAGCCTCTACCGCTTTCTGGAATATAAAGTAATGTACAGTTCTGCCGCAAAGGTGGGCAGTGGTGACACAGAACACATACCACAAGAAGAACTggagacaaaaaggaaaaagagctcAAG GCTGAGTGAACTGAGGACAATATCCAATCCTCTTGCTGTCGGACCATCAGACAGGAGGGTCGAAAGGCTTCTGAAAACCATCAACCTGCAACCGTCATTCTCTGCCGCTCTGAATACATCCACCACGACTCCTGGCTTCCTGGCTAAAGCTG TGGTGGATGAGGTGTGGGAGCGGGAGACCCTGTTGCAGCTCCTGCAGATAATAGAGCTGCCCATGTTGGACAGCATCCTGACCTCTCCTCAAAGGACTCGGCCTCAGACCTGCAGACTTCTTCCGGCCAACCAGGACTTGGTTATCTCTAACATGTGCCTGGAAAGAGAGCTGCCTGACACCCTCAACCTTCCCCA ATTGGATGCATGGCTGTCAGCTGCTGCAGATCTCTTGGAGCTGTTTCCCGATCAGCTGATAGTGGTCGCAGGGGAACAGCTCAGCCAGCAAGATTGCGATGCCTCTTTAGATGATTGCAATGCAGAGCAGATAACAAGTCAGAGGAGACTGCTCTTTGATACTATTGCCAAGTACTACAGTGGATCTGAAAAAGCCCCACTTCTCTCAGGACGCTACCTGGATATACATGCTGCTATACTGCATTTACTGG ATGATAGGAAGACACAGGAGGCCATCAAAGCATCTCAGCTGTGTTTGCGGCTTCTGGAGACGAGCACAAGAGATGAGCTGCGGAGACTGCTGACCTTCATGGCCACAGCCGCTCAGTCAGATGCCTGTCGGCTGCAGAagcag ACTGACAACAGGTCTCTAGTCTGTCGCACTTTTCAGAGGGCTCTTGTTCAGAACCACGAGCTTACTCGACCGCAAACTGAAACTCTGGTACTCTTTCTTGTGGACAATCACACCGAGCTCTTCAAG ACTCCTACAAGCCTTATTGAAGCTGTGAGGAGAACCCTGAGGACTTTGCAGCAGGGCAAAGACCCAGACTCGATTGCTA CCTTCACGTTCTGCCAGCAGGTGACTCCGCAGCAGTACGAGGACCAGCGGGAGGCCACCACCCTGGAAAGCCTCAAACAACTTCTCTGTGACATTTCATCAAGTAAGAGCATGCCTGTCAAAGAGAAGAGGAAGCTGCTCAAAGAGTTTGAAAAACATCACCCCGTGGTGTTCCTCCAGCATTTTTCCAGTATTTTCTGA